A region from the Helcococcus ovis genome encodes:
- a CDS encoding sugar ABC transporter substrate-binding protein: MKKNLKSLVASMLAFTLVLSACNTSKPKTKEVEKTTTGKLKGEITVQAEKGWMDYYKKVVDKITKANPDSKIKLKEIASFDHLGVIQKTDATNKDVADVFALPADKFTELADNNVLGALPAAEMAKELGGFDDFDKGLGGQFKKDKDYLAFPYNIESLVTFVNKKNAETLKIDHTKPFEITAQKDAATVLLPFFDAWFGVAPNNAGGLDLLAKKDKKFTSTYANPYDKLTADQKAVFDGVYGYWKLNKDAGTPLFDAEAGWGYIDKEFTTGGKGVIRLDGPWSTAGKGVIAKEIKAGNIEVYPINHITVAGKAFTHWKGGWALGINARIEADKNKVALATAFIKELVNPANAVDIYKSTGKILGNVKADVYKASDLSEIDKKVITNVIESYKVSPARPLFKEFGQVWDTWKNSVLSWNSVKPADAAAAYKELNAAFTSMLEQLK, encoded by the coding sequence ATGAAAAAAAATTTAAAAAGTCTAGTAGCTTCGATGCTAGCATTCACTTTGGTTTTAAGTGCATGTAATACTTCTAAGCCAAAAACAAAAGAAGTTGAAAAAACAACAACCGGAAAATTAAAAGGCGAAATCACTGTTCAAGCTGAAAAAGGTTGGATGGATTACTATAAAAAAGTGGTAGATAAAATCACAAAAGCTAACCCGGATTCAAAGATTAAACTAAAAGAAATAGCATCATTTGATCACCTGGGTGTAATTCAAAAAACAGATGCAACAAATAAGGACGTTGCTGACGTATTTGCACTTCCAGCAGATAAATTCACAGAATTAGCAGATAACAATGTTTTAGGAGCACTTCCTGCTGCTGAAATGGCAAAAGAATTAGGCGGATTTGATGATTTTGATAAAGGATTAGGTGGACAATTCAAAAAAGATAAAGATTATCTTGCATTCCCTTACAATATTGAATCATTGGTTACATTTGTAAACAAAAAGAATGCAGAAACATTAAAGATTGATCATACAAAACCATTTGAAATTACAGCTCAAAAAGATGCAGCTACAGTTTTATTACCATTCTTTGATGCATGGTTTGGTGTAGCTCCAAACAATGCTGGTGGTTTAGATTTATTAGCAAAGAAAGATAAAAAATTTACTTCAACATATGCAAATCCATATGATAAATTAACAGCAGATCAAAAAGCTGTATTTGATGGAGTTTATGGATATTGGAAATTAAATAAAGACGCTGGCACACCATTATTTGATGCTGAAGCAGGTTGGGGATATATCGATAAAGAATTTACAACAGGCGGAAAAGGTGTTATAAGATTAGATGGACCTTGGTCAACAGCTGGTAAAGGTGTTATAGCTAAAGAAATTAAAGCAGGAAACATTGAAGTTTATCCAATTAACCACATAACAGTTGCAGGTAAAGCATTTACTCACTGGAAAGGTGGTTGGGCATTAGGAATCAACGCAAGAATTGAAGCTGATAAAAATAAAGTGGCATTAGCTACAGCATTCATTAAAGAACTTGTTAACCCTGCAAATGCTGTTGATATATATAAATCAACAGGTAAAATTTTAGGTAACGTAAAAGCTGATGTTTATAAAGCATCTGATTTATCAGAAATCGACAAGAAAGTTATAACAAACGTAATTGAATCATACAAAGTTTCTCCAGCAAGACCATTATTCAAAGAATTTGGACAAGTTTGGGATACATGGAAAAATTCAGTATTATCTTGGAATTCTGTTAAACCAGCTGATGCAGCCGCAGCATACAAAGAATTAAACGCTGCTTTCACATCAATGTTAGAACAACTTAAGTAA
- a CDS encoding carbohydrate ABC transporter permease: MAYSKTIKDSVGREYPRKNQYIIDLINASPSDRKKLESNRKNHPYIKKLDEFLEKEKNFLTKIENEAKNRFKDVQDKKIAYLQEREFKANKKLDFYKDYVDLSYEAQFNYNLAERELRHIPDMIKNDENLKKQLKFKEQKLANITQKETDEAKKIIQQKTEERNNQLQAELIELNKKYSEGLISKKALTTEQKIRKRSAKEDITAFSYIDKKKATQEDIKNIKHHLNIDYKSKMNVLNSDISDVRRKTPIEVEKKHPILSYLTFPIPGLGQLLNKQYVKALLFFIGTLFIYFVAIPYALGFGNYQGEGISGLISLAEGGKRLDKSIIFMIEGIISIFLLLISIFIYYISFVDVYKVEKKEIEGVRRNVWFETKEAILTDGFPYLVISPASIAIIFIVLVPIFTTILISFTNYDPNNQAKFTWSGLQNYKLLALGQGVAGKAFWPIVLWTLIWTFASTTLAIAIGFILSLIANQERIKFKGLFRTIYLLPWAVPAFITIMFFSQMFAKGGPITEMINKIFGIALDVKNNTFQTRLVLILLQGWLGSAYVFLLSTGILQGIPSDLYEAAEIDGATGFKKTWRITIPLVLFQTAPLLIGQYTFNFNNFSIIHLFNGGGPFNPSVYGNVAGSTDLLISYIYKLTITSNYQALGAAVTIVISLIIMFFSWLGFRNTKAFKGN; encoded by the coding sequence ATGGCTTATTCAAAAACCATTAAGGATAGTGTAGGACGTGAATATCCAAGAAAAAATCAATATATTATTGATTTAATAAATGCATCTCCTTCTGATAGAAAGAAACTTGAATCTAATAGAAAAAATCATCCTTATATCAAAAAATTAGATGAATTTTTAGAAAAAGAAAAAAACTTTTTAACAAAAATTGAAAATGAAGCAAAAAATAGATTCAAAGATGTACAAGATAAAAAAATTGCATACCTACAAGAGAGAGAATTTAAGGCAAATAAAAAATTAGACTTTTATAAAGATTATGTTGATTTATCATATGAAGCACAATTCAATTATAATTTGGCTGAAAGAGAATTGCGTCATATTCCTGATATGATTAAAAATGATGAAAATCTAAAAAAACAATTAAAATTCAAAGAACAAAAATTAGCTAATATCACACAAAAAGAAACTGATGAAGCAAAAAAAATAATTCAACAAAAAACTGAAGAAAGAAATAATCAACTTCAAGCTGAACTTATAGAGTTAAATAAGAAATATTCTGAAGGATTAATTTCTAAAAAGGCCTTAACCACAGAACAAAAGATTAGAAAAAGATCAGCAAAAGAAGATATAACTGCTTTTTCTTATATTGATAAGAAAAAAGCAACACAAGAAGATATTAAAAATATTAAGCATCATCTAAATATAGATTATAAATCAAAGATGAATGTATTAAATTCTGATATCTCTGACGTAAGAAGAAAAACTCCTATAGAAGTAGAAAAGAAACACCCAATATTGTCATATCTAACATTCCCTATTCCGGGATTAGGACAACTATTAAATAAACAATATGTAAAAGCACTATTATTTTTCATAGGTACATTATTTATTTATTTTGTTGCAATACCATATGCTCTTGGATTTGGAAATTACCAAGGTGAAGGTATCTCAGGACTTATAAGTCTTGCGGAAGGTGGTAAAAGATTAGATAAATCAATTATATTTATGATAGAAGGTATTATTTCAATATTTTTACTTTTAATATCTATATTCATATACTATATATCATTTGTTGATGTATATAAAGTTGAAAAGAAAGAAATTGAGGGTGTAAGAAGAAATGTATGGTTTGAAACTAAGGAAGCAATTCTAACAGATGGATTCCCTTATTTAGTAATATCCCCTGCTTCAATAGCAATTATATTCATAGTTTTAGTACCAATATTTACAACAATTTTAATTTCATTTACTAATTATGATCCAAATAATCAAGCTAAATTTACTTGGAGTGGATTGCAAAATTATAAATTACTTGCATTAGGACAAGGAGTTGCCGGTAAAGCATTCTGGCCAATCGTATTGTGGACATTAATCTGGACATTTGCTTCAACTACATTAGCAATTGCAATTGGTTTTATATTATCATTAATTGCAAATCAAGAAAGAATAAAGTTTAAGGGACTATTTAGAACGATTTATTTATTACCATGGGCTGTTCCTGCATTTATTACTATAATGTTCTTCTCTCAAATGTTTGCAAAAGGTGGACCAATCACTGAAATGATTAACAAAATATTTGGAATTGCACTAGATGTTAAAAATAATACATTCCAAACAAGATTAGTTCTTATACTATTACAAGGATGGCTAGGTTCAGCATATGTATTTTTATTATCAACAGGTATTTTACAAGGTATACCTTCTGATTTATATGAAGCGGCTGAAATTGATGGAGCAACTGGTTTTAAGAAAACATGGAGAATCACTATTCCTTTAGTATTATTCCAAACTGCCCCTCTTCTAATCGGACAATACACATTTAACTTTAATAATTTTTCGATTATTCACTTATTTAATGGAGGTGGTCCATTTAATCCTTCAGTATATGGTAATGTAGCCGGTTCAACAGACTTGTTAATTTCATATATTTATAAATTAACTATAACAAGTAACTATCAAGCTCTAGGAGCTGCTGTAACAATAGTTATTTCACTTATAATCATGTTCTTCTCATGGTTAGGATTTAGAAATACAAAAGCATTTAAGGGGAACTAA
- a CDS encoding sugar ABC transporter permease, which produces MFKRKNKNNGLYLSDKQPLNTVGKILLVLSYAILIAWAIAIIWPLAAMVISSFNGNQGKYISLSGAFSFSFKNFEYLFENTNFLIWTKNTILIAIATALFTLLIVSFTGYAYSRYRFKGKKASLMGIMLIQTIPAFAGITAYYAIHSIISGIVPIFSRTAMLILIYSAGGIAGNTFILKGYIDSISNELDEAARIDGCSNFQVYRLIIMPIAKPMLAIIALWSFIGPFMDYMLPAVLLTSNEEYTLATGLFTLIQDMRTMNAPAFAAGGLLTAIPIVVLFMSLQNQLVSGLSKGSVKG; this is translated from the coding sequence ATGTTTAAGAGAAAAAATAAAAATAATGGTTTATATTTATCTGATAAACAACCGTTAAACACTGTTGGTAAAATACTTCTTGTGCTTTCCTACGCAATTTTAATTGCTTGGGCAATAGCCATTATTTGGCCATTAGCAGCAATGGTAATATCAAGTTTCAACGGTAATCAAGGAAAATATATCTCTCTTTCAGGTGCATTTTCCTTCTCATTTAAAAATTTTGAATACTTATTTGAAAATACAAACTTTTTAATTTGGACAAAAAATACAATTTTAATCGCTATAGCAACAGCTTTATTTACACTATTAATCGTATCGTTTACAGGATATGCTTATTCAAGATATAGATTTAAAGGAAAAAAAGCCAGCTTAATGGGTATTATGCTTATTCAAACAATTCCGGCATTTGCGGGTATTACGGCTTATTATGCAATACACTCGATTATTTCAGGTATTGTTCCAATATTTAGTAGAACAGCTATGTTAATTTTAATTTATTCAGCCGGTGGTATTGCAGGTAATACATTTATCCTAAAAGGATATATTGATTCCATTTCAAACGAATTAGATGAAGCTGCTAGAATTGACGGATGTTCAAATTTTCAAGTATATAGATTAATTATTATGCCAATAGCAAAACCAATGTTAGCAATAATTGCATTATGGTCATTTATAGGTCCATTTATGGATTATATGTTACCTGCAGTATTATTAACAAGCAATGAAGAATATACTTTGGCAACAGGTCTATTTACATTAATACAAGATATGAGAACAATGAACGCTCCTGCTTTTGCTGCAGGTGGATTATTAACAGCAATTCCTATCGTAGTATTATTTATGAGTTTACAAAATCAATTAGTATCCGGATTAAGTAAGGGTTCAGTAAAAGGTTAG
- a CDS encoding ABC transporter ATP-binding protein, protein MKVTLNNLGKKYEGRDKFTIRHIDLTIEDKEFCAILGPSGCGKSTLLRMIAGLNSITEGELIFGDKLMNKVAPKDRDIAMVFQSYALYPHLTVYDNMAFSLQMKNERKEVIHKRVMEAAEILQLKEYLYSKPSDISGGQRQRVALGRAMVRKPGVFLMDEPLSNLDAKLREHMRVELVRLHKQLGTTSIYVTHDQTEAMTMADKIILLDKGKIQQFGKPEEFYNQPANLFVAGFIGSPTMNIFKGKYQNGQFISENGLIKLTPKHEDQVKLKNHSDKSIYLGIRAERFLAKDSENALKGRIDVVENLGKEKILYVKLDDESEVVISQPGHFKYDIDEIHNFTFDLDALHFFDGETTNRIN, encoded by the coding sequence ATGAAAGTTACATTAAATAATTTAGGTAAAAAATATGAAGGTAGAGATAAATTTACAATAAGACATATTGATTTAACAATTGAAGATAAAGAATTTTGTGCAATTTTAGGACCTTCAGGATGTGGGAAATCTACATTATTAAGAATGATTGCCGGATTAAATTCCATAACAGAAGGCGAATTAATTTTTGGTGACAAATTAATGAATAAGGTTGCACCAAAAGATAGAGATATAGCTATGGTATTCCAATCATATGCATTGTATCCTCACTTGACTGTATATGATAATATGGCATTTTCATTACAAATGAAAAATGAAAGAAAAGAAGTTATCCATAAGAGAGTTATGGAAGCAGCAGAAATTTTACAATTAAAAGAATATCTATATTCTAAACCATCCGATATTTCCGGAGGGCAAAGACAGAGAGTTGCATTAGGTAGAGCTATGGTTAGAAAACCGGGGGTATTCTTAATGGACGAGCCATTATCAAACTTGGATGCCAAACTTCGTGAACACATGAGAGTTGAACTTGTTAGATTACACAAACAACTAGGAACAACATCTATATACGTAACACATGATCAAACAGAAGCTATGACAATGGCTGATAAAATTATTCTTTTAGATAAAGGAAAAATACAACAATTCGGTAAACCGGAAGAATTTTATAACCAACCGGCTAACTTATTCGTTGCAGGATTTATTGGCTCCCCTACGATGAATATATTCAAAGGGAAATATCAAAATGGTCAATTCATTTCAGAAAATGGCTTAATTAAGCTTACGCCAAAACACGAAGATCAGGTAAAATTAAAAAATCATAGTGATAAATCCATTTACTTAGGTATAAGAGCTGAAAGATTCTTAGCTAAAGATTCTGAAAATGCTCTTAAAGGAAGAATTGATGTTGTTGAAAATTTAGGTAAAGAAAAAATTCTTTATGTAAAATTAGATGATGAATCCGAAGTAGTTATTTCTCAACCCGGTCATTTTAAATATGATATAGATGAAATTCATAACTTCACATTTGATTTAGATGCTTTACATTTCTTTGACGGAGAAACAACAAATAGAATTAATTAA
- a CDS encoding LacI family DNA-binding transcriptional regulator yields the protein MTRKVTIRDVAYLAGVSISTVSRVVSNKVNVNEITRQKVQRAIDKTGYEPNYTARALATKNTDTIAVIIDRTPSKGFANSFFLDILDAIATRLNFYSKDMLLVFSDGKNSTEYSKVKSLIQSNKIDGVIKLSVQKNDKTINFLKESSKPTVVVGRPNSKNMLSVNNDNPKAMQNAVNFLIKKGAKKPAFVGGNKEYIVTIDRQEGFELALKKHMINYDENDMYYVDFSIDAGYELADTLIEKEYDSVACTDDLIAYGIAKRYNELGKFIKIISFNNTYLSKISNLPFSSVDINAKLLGREAVDLIMNPQASQKQTIVDTKLIVRS from the coding sequence ATGACAAGAAAAGTTACAATTAGAGATGTAGCATATTTAGCTGGGGTAAGTATATCCACTGTATCAAGAGTAGTTTCCAACAAAGTTAATGTCAATGAAATTACTAGACAAAAAGTTCAACGTGCAATTGATAAAACAGGATATGAACCTAATTATACAGCTAGAGCTCTTGCAACAAAAAATACTGATACAATAGCAGTAATTATTGATAGAACTCCTAGTAAAGGTTTTGCCAATTCATTCTTTCTAGATATACTTGATGCAATTGCGACTAGATTAAATTTTTATAGTAAAGATATGCTTTTGGTTTTTTCTGATGGAAAAAATTCAACTGAGTATAGTAAAGTTAAATCACTAATACAGTCAAATAAAATTGATGGAGTGATAAAACTGTCTGTACAAAAAAATGATAAAACAATTAATTTCTTAAAAGAATCCAGTAAACCTACTGTAGTTGTAGGTAGACCTAATAGTAAAAATATGCTTAGCGTAAATAATGATAACCCAAAAGCAATGCAAAATGCTGTAAACTTTTTGATAAAAAAGGGTGCAAAAAAACCTGCATTTGTAGGCGGAAATAAAGAATATATAGTTACAATAGATAGACAAGAAGGATTTGAGCTGGCACTCAAAAAACATATGATAAATTATGATGAAAATGATATGTATTATGTTGATTTTTCTATAGATGCAGGTTATGAACTTGCAGATACATTAATAGAAAAAGAATATGATTCAGTTGCTTGTACAGATGATTTAATTGCATATGGTATAGCAAAAAGGTATAATGAATTAGGTAAGTTTATAAAGATAATAAGTTTTAACAACACATACTTATCAAAAATATCAAATTTACCATTTTCAAGCGTAGACATAAACGCTAAACTACTAGGTAGAGAAGCTGTTGATTTAATAATGAATCCACAAGCTTCTCAAAAACAAACAATAGTAGATACAAAATTAATAGTTAGGAGTTAA
- the malQ gene encoding 4-alpha-glucanotransferase codes for MLDEKYNFQKVNDNRTSGVLMHISSLPGPYGIGTMGENARKFVDFLVNAGQTYWQVLPVGPTSYGDSPYQSFSTFAGNPYFIDLEYLKNDGLITQEELNPLNENVDIEKIDYGRLYHERYEILRRAFERFDLSSIDFSSFCKQESFWLNDFSLFMALKDANNGNSWTQWDEKYKSRNKQALKEFEETNKKDIFFHLFIQYIFYKQWIALKEYANSRGIKIIGDIPIYVAEDSSDVWANPQLFLLKPDLTPAFVGGCPPDAFSDAGQLWGNPVYNWDENKKENYRWWIERIRSSFKIFDCVRIDHFRGFESFWQIPAGDDTAKNGSWQKGPAYDLFRQIKEDLGDLPIIAEDLGYMTKEVYEFRQQTAFPGMKIIQFAFNEEMNSEHIPHNYTTDYVVYAGTHDNETLRGWIDNQDHALLQRAKEYAGLTEEEGYNWGIIRLCMTSVADTAIFQLQDLLDLGNWARMNLPGTLGTNWQWRAKELPSNELKDRLYRYTKNSNRLRK; via the coding sequence ATGTTAGATGAAAAATACAATTTTCAAAAAGTGAACGATAATAGAACTTCCGGAGTTTTGATGCACATTTCTTCTCTACCCGGACCTTATGGTATTGGTACTATGGGAGAAAATGCAAGAAAATTTGTTGACTTTTTAGTTAATGCAGGACAAACATATTGGCAAGTGCTACCAGTTGGTCCTACAAGTTATGGTGACAGTCCTTATCAATCTTTTTCAACATTTGCAGGTAATCCATACTTTATAGATTTAGAATATTTAAAAAATGATGGATTAATTACCCAAGAAGAATTAAATCCATTAAATGAAAATGTAGATATAGAAAAAATTGATTATGGTAGATTATACCATGAGAGATATGAAATATTAAGAAGGGCTTTTGAGAGATTTGATTTATCCTCTATTGATTTTTCGAGTTTCTGTAAACAAGAATCTTTCTGGCTAAATGATTTTTCATTATTTATGGCGTTAAAAGATGCTAATAATGGCAATTCATGGACACAATGGGATGAAAAATACAAATCAAGAAATAAACAAGCTCTTAAGGAATTTGAAGAAACAAATAAAAAAGATATATTCTTCCACCTATTTATCCAATATATTTTTTACAAACAATGGATAGCATTAAAAGAATATGCCAACTCCAGAGGAATAAAGATAATTGGTGATATTCCAATCTATGTTGCAGAAGATAGCTCAGATGTGTGGGCAAATCCTCAATTATTCTTATTAAAACCAGATTTAACCCCTGCATTTGTAGGAGGATGTCCTCCGGATGCATTTTCAGACGCAGGTCAATTATGGGGAAATCCTGTATATAACTGGGATGAAAATAAAAAGGAAAACTATAGATGGTGGATTGAAAGAATCAGATCATCATTCAAAATATTTGACTGTGTAAGAATTGACCACTTTAGAGGTTTTGAATCATTTTGGCAAATACCTGCAGGAGATGACACTGCCAAAAATGGTTCATGGCAAAAAGGTCCAGCTTACGACCTATTTAGACAAATCAAAGAAGATTTAGGCGATTTACCAATTATTGCTGAAGATTTAGGTTACATGACTAAAGAAGTTTATGAGTTTAGACAACAAACGGCATTCCCAGGAATGAAGATCATTCAATTTGCATTCAACGAAGAAATGAACAGTGAACATATTCCTCACAACTATACAACAGACTATGTAGTATATGCAGGGACACACGACAATGAAACACTTCGTGGATGGATTGATAATCAAGACCATGCTCTGTTACAAAGAGCAAAAGAATATGCAGGTTTAACCGAAGAAGAAGGTTACAACTGGGGTATCATCAGACTTTGTATGACATCAGTTGCAGACACAGCTATATTCCAATTACAAGATTTATTAGACCTAGGAAACTGGGCAAGAATGAATCTACCCGGAACATTAGGCACAAACTGGCAATGGAGAGCCAAAGAATTGCCTTCAAACGAATTAAAAGACAGATTATACAGATATACTAAAAACTCAAATAGATTAAGAAAATAA